In the genome of Hydractinia symbiolongicarpus strain clone_291-10 chromosome 5, HSymV2.1, whole genome shotgun sequence, one region contains:
- the LOC130645857 gene encoding arylsulfatase J-like isoform X2 yields MQSGTISAANPWGLGLEEKLLPQYLKEIGYKTHAIGKWHLGFFARDYTPSQRGFDSFYGHYGGHGDYWDHSLASNGYWGLDLHKDTPTTSEHIWTQWGNHSTKLFSMEAIDRIRYHSIDEPMFLYVAYQAVHSANLVEDPLQAPQSWIQKFKHIKNIGRRKYAAMVAYMDHGIGQIYKALKKRGMLDNSIIIFTSDNGGPANGLNKNWATNYPLRGAKTTVYEGGVRAAACVYSKFLKRHGIVSHDLMHATDWLPTLLSLAGYNTQQLQNLDGVDQWNTLQRGYPSPRTEVLVNIDPYVYKNAALIVGDWKLVNQSRFYDSWYQPPGKSRNNINSFVAGNKLNDARIHCGLKPKSPSYCGGKRHQPCLFNLKSDPCEYADVSKRYPIIYKIMLTRLQEHVQKMVQSRRNTKRDPKSNPKLNNGVWKPWKKLKEEETSLFSLFNKFPYSLKCELKKT; encoded by the exons TGGCATCTTGGTTTCTTTGCACGTGATTACACACCATCGCAGAGAGGTTTTGATTCGTTTTATGGGCACTACGGTGGGCATGGAGATTATTGGGACCATTCATTAGCATCAAATGGATATTGGGGATTGGATTTACATAAGGATACACCAACGACAAGCGaa CATATTTGGACACAATGGGGCAACCACAGCACCAAGCTCTTCTCTATGGAAGCAATTGACAGAATACGATATCACAGTATAGACGAACCAATGTTTCTATATGTGGCTTATCAAGCTGTTCACAGTGCAAACCTTGTGGAAGATCCTTTGCAAGCACCTCAAAGTTGGATTCAAAAATTCAAGCATATAAAAAACATTGGCAGGAGAAAATATGCAGCTATGGTGGCGTATATGGATCACGGTATTGGACAA ATTTACAAAGCCCTCAAGAAACGTGGCATGTTGGATAACtcaattataatatttacttCTGATAATGGTGGACCAGCGAATGGATTGAATAAGAATTGGGCAACAAATTATCCTCTGCGTGGTGCTAAAACTACTGTTTACGAAG GTGGAGTCAGAGCTGCTGCGTGTGTATACAGCAAGTTCTTAAAACGCCATGGGATAGTATCACATGATTTAATGCATGCCACTGATTGGTTGCCAACTCTACTCTCGCTTGCTGGGTATAACACACAACAACTACAAAATTTGGATGGTGTGGACCAGTGGAACACTTTACAGCGGGGATATCCTTCGCCACGCACAGAAGTACTTGTAAATATCGATCCCTATGTGTATAAGAATGCGGCTTTAATAGTAGGAGACTGGAAATTAGTTAATCAAA GTCGTTTTTATGACAGTTGGTACCAGCCTCCTGGAAAAAGCCGCAATAACATAAATTCTTTTGTTGCTGGCAACAAATTAAATGATGCAAGAATACACTGTGGTTTAAAGCCAAAATCTCCATCTTATTGTGGTGGAAAGCGTCATCAGCCTTGCTTATTCAATCTTAAAAGTGATCCCTGTGAATACGCTGATGTTTCCAAGAGGTATccaattatttacaaaattatgcTTACACGGTTGCAGGAACATGTGCAGAAAATGGTACAATCCAGAAGAAATACAAAACGAGATCCTAAATCTAATCCAAAATTAAATAATGGAGTCTGGAAACCATGGAAGAAATTGAAAGAGGAAGAAACTtcattattttcattatttaacaAATTCCCATACTctttaaagtgcgaattgaaaAAAACATGA